One genomic window of Peromyscus maniculatus bairdii isolate BWxNUB_F1_BW_parent chromosome 2, HU_Pman_BW_mat_3.1, whole genome shotgun sequence includes the following:
- the Gpn2 gene encoding GPN-loop GTPase 2: MAGSAPATAFGQAVIGPPGSGKTTYCLGMSEFLRALGRRVAVVNLDPANEGLPYECAVDVGELVGLSDVMDALRLGPNGGLLYCMEYLEANLDWLRAKLEPLRGHYFLFDCPGQVELCTHHAALRSIFSQMAQWDLRLTAVHLVDSHYCTDPAKFISVLCTSLATMLHVELPHVNLLSKMDLIEHYGKLAFNLDYYTEVLDLSYLLEHLASDPFFSHYRQLNEKLVQLIEDYSLVSFIPLNIQDKDSIQRVLQAVDKANGYCFGVQEQRSLEAMMSAAMGADFHFSSTLGIQEKYLASPDQTAEQEAMQV, encoded by the exons ATGGCGGGGTCCGCCCCGGCCACGGCCTTCGGGCAGGCGGTGATCGGGCCCCCGGGCTCCGGGAAGACCACGTACTGCCTGGGCATGAGTGAGTTCCTGCGCGCGCTCGGCCGGCGCGTGGCCGTGGTGAACCTGGACCCGGCCAACGAAGGGCTGCCGTACGAGTGTGCCGTGGACGTGGGCGAGCTGGTGGGGCTGAGCGACGTGATGGACGCGCTGCGCCTGGGGCCCAACGGTGGCCTGCTCTACTGCATGGAGTAcctggaggccaacctggactggCTGCGCGCCAAGCTCGAGCCCCTCCGAGGCCACTACTTTCTCTTCGACTGCCCCGGGCAGGTGGAGCTCTGCACGCACCATGCCGCCCTGCGCAGCATCTTTTCCCAGATGGCACAGTGGGACCTCAGG CTGACAGCTGTCCACCTTGTGGATTCTCACTACTGTACAGACCCAGCCAAGTTCATCTCGGTACTGTGCACCTCCCTGGCCACAATGCTGCATGTGGAACTGCCCCATGTCAACCTCCTCTCCAAGATGGACCTTATTGAACACTACGGGAAGCTGG CCTTCAACCTGGACTACTACACGGAAGTCCTGGACCTCTCCTACCTGCTTGAGCACCTGGCATCTGACCCTTTCTTCAGTCACTACCGTCAGCTCAATGAGAAGTTGGTCCAACTCATCGAAGACTACAGCCTGGTCTCCTTCATCCCACTGAACATCCAG GACAAGGACAGCATCCAGCGAGTCCTGCAGGCCGTGGATAAAGCCAACGGCTACTGTTTCGGGGTTCAGGAGCAGCGAAGCCTGGAGGCCATGATGTCTGCTGCCATGGGAGCCGACTTTCATTTCTCCTC CACTCTGGGCATCCAGGAGAAGTACCTAGCATCCCCGGACCAGACGGCAGAGCAGGAAGCCATGCAGGTCTAA